A stretch of Bacillota bacterium DNA encodes these proteins:
- a CDS encoding DUF72 domain-containing protein: KGMAGMAAKTPPGFEFCVKAFKGMTHEPNGPAEQVATDFRVFGEALRPLVEESRLGCVLAQFPWSFRPSPGNLNYLADFRDRLGGLPTVVEFRNSQWVGQETFTFLRRHELGFCCVDEPALRGLMPRVVAATSDLGYVRFHGRNAAKWWQHEEAWERYNYLYTDEELKEWLPRIEQLGREARKTYVLYNNCHAGHAAENARTMQLLLKPD; the protein is encoded by the coding sequence CCAAGGGTATGGCGGGGATGGCCGCCAAGACGCCGCCTGGGTTCGAGTTCTGCGTCAAGGCTTTCAAAGGAATGACCCACGAGCCGAACGGGCCGGCTGAGCAGGTGGCCACGGATTTCCGGGTCTTTGGCGAGGCCCTTCGGCCGCTGGTCGAGGAGAGTCGTTTGGGTTGTGTCCTGGCCCAATTCCCATGGTCCTTCCGCCCGTCCCCAGGCAACCTGAACTATCTCGCCGATTTCCGTGATCGCCTGGGCGGATTGCCGACCGTCGTCGAGTTCCGTAACAGCCAATGGGTCGGTCAGGAGACCTTCACCTTCCTACGTCGTCATGAGCTCGGTTTTTGCTGTGTCGATGAACCGGCCCTCCGCGGACTGATGCCCCGGGTCGTCGCGGCCACATCGGACTTGGGCTACGTGCGCTTTCACGGCCGCAACGCGGCCAAGTGGTGGCAGCACGAGGAGGCTTGGGAGCGTTACAACTATCTCTATACCGACGAGGAGTTGAAGGAATGGCTGCCCCGGATCGAGCAACTCGGCCGGGAAGCCAGGAAGACCTACGTGCTCTACAACAACTGCCACGCCGGTCACGCCGCTGAGAACGCCCGGACGATGCAGCTTCTCTTGAAGCCGGACTAG
- a CDS encoding DUF4910 domain-containing protein — protein MFKRLLEEVSGELSGTLAFRRVAELSRFHRVQASPGYRAAAQWAVAEFQAAGVRAELLTYPADDRARYWSCRMFREWTADEAELVLIEPGGERRRLCNFTEDKMSLVQRSGPTPPEGLEAEVVVVDQADRPESYHGVDVKGKVVLVSGDVGLARRLAVDQHGAVGLLVDHLREFPPVRRSLDLPDARQYTTFWPTGAPGERPCFGFVLTTRDGLHLRGLIRGAAQEGLGRGRRRRPSGAAPRVYARVDARFYDGQMENVSAVIPGQTDEEVIVVAHLCHPQPSANDNASGSGTVIEVARTLQALITSGRLAQPRRGIRFLLVPEMTGTYAFLATQEKALGRFVAAINLDMVGENQALCGSPLLIEKPPASIPSFAADLAARILADIGRDAHTLTGPAGYQLFKYVVTDFSGGSDHYVLADPSVGIPCPMLNQWPDRFYHTNEDTIDKVDPEMLRRVGVLTAVYAYFLAAAGYPEALWLASEMASRFPSELHGSISGPLSELIERLRQLKTEAPQGEAPAKALAAGLASLDRKLTYLLDRKLADVESLNRLISPRERAALGEIVAAIEEELVGSVTQQQCRLRWVLRGLSAELRECATEPPPPRQRTAADRKAEKIVPVRVYPGPVWLRGHLENLTAKQRADWWAFERAHQQAANTLTVRALYWVDGRRTLLEVADLTEQETGLRDTEYLLTYFTLLSRMRLLRLAGAGQASGRPSRRNESS, from the coding sequence GTGTTCAAGCGCCTCCTCGAAGAAGTTTCCGGAGAGCTTTCCGGAACCCTCGCCTTCCGCCGCGTAGCCGAGCTCTCCCGGTTCCATCGGGTCCAGGCCAGCCCTGGCTATCGGGCGGCGGCCCAGTGGGCCGTGGCTGAGTTCCAGGCCGCCGGAGTGCGGGCCGAGTTGCTCACCTATCCGGCCGACGATCGAGCTCGCTACTGGTCTTGCCGGATGTTCCGGGAGTGGACCGCAGACGAGGCCGAGTTGGTCCTGATCGAACCCGGCGGGGAGCGCCGTCGTCTCTGCAACTTCACCGAGGACAAGATGTCCCTCGTCCAGCGGAGCGGGCCGACGCCGCCCGAGGGTCTCGAAGCCGAGGTCGTTGTGGTTGATCAAGCCGATAGGCCGGAGTCCTACCACGGGGTCGACGTCAAGGGCAAGGTCGTCCTGGTCAGCGGGGACGTCGGCCTGGCTCGGCGCTTGGCCGTCGACCAGCACGGGGCCGTCGGCCTGCTGGTTGACCATCTCCGGGAGTTCCCGCCGGTCCGTCGCAGCCTGGACCTCCCCGACGCCCGGCAATACACCACCTTCTGGCCGACCGGCGCCCCCGGTGAGCGGCCGTGCTTCGGTTTTGTCCTGACCACCCGGGACGGGCTTCACCTTCGAGGCCTGATCAGAGGGGCCGCCCAAGAGGGCCTTGGGCGGGGCCGGCGACGCCGTCCGTCGGGTGCCGCCCCCAGGGTTTACGCCCGGGTTGACGCCCGCTTCTACGATGGGCAGATGGAGAACGTCAGCGCCGTCATCCCGGGCCAGACTGACGAGGAGGTCATCGTCGTCGCCCATCTGTGCCATCCCCAGCCCTCGGCCAACGACAACGCCTCAGGCAGTGGGACGGTCATCGAGGTGGCCCGGACCCTTCAAGCCTTGATCACCTCCGGCCGGCTGGCCCAGCCCCGCCGCGGGATTCGCTTCCTGCTCGTCCCGGAGATGACCGGGACATACGCCTTCCTGGCTACCCAGGAGAAGGCCCTCGGCCGTTTTGTGGCCGCCATCAACCTCGACATGGTCGGCGAGAACCAGGCCCTCTGCGGAAGCCCCTTGCTGATCGAGAAGCCCCCCGCGTCCATTCCCTCCTTCGCCGCCGACCTGGCGGCGAGGATCCTGGCCGACATCGGGCGCGACGCGCACACCCTCACCGGGCCCGCCGGATATCAACTGTTCAAGTACGTGGTCACCGACTTCTCCGGTGGAAGCGACCACTACGTCCTGGCCGACCCGTCGGTGGGTATCCCCTGCCCGATGTTGAACCAGTGGCCGGACCGCTTCTACCATACCAACGAGGACACCATTGACAAGGTCGATCCGGAGATGCTTCGCCGGGTCGGCGTGCTGACCGCCGTTTACGCCTACTTCCTAGCCGCGGCCGGTTACCCTGAGGCCCTCTGGCTGGCTTCAGAGATGGCCTCCCGCTTCCCCTCCGAGCTCCACGGGTCAATCTCGGGGCCGCTGTCCGAGCTGATCGAGCGGCTCCGTCAGCTCAAGACCGAAGCGCCGCAGGGGGAGGCTCCAGCCAAGGCGTTGGCCGCGGGGCTGGCCTCACTGGACCGCAAGTTGACCTATCTCCTCGACCGGAAACTGGCCGATGTGGAGTCCCTCAACCGACTGATCTCGCCGCGCGAACGGGCGGCCCTCGGCGAGATCGTGGCGGCCATCGAAGAGGAACTCGTGGGTTCAGTCACCCAACAGCAGTGCCGTCTACGCTGGGTGCTTAGGGGCCTGTCGGCGGAGTTGCGGGAGTGCGCCACCGAACCGCCCCCTCCCCGCCAGCGGACGGCGGCCGATCGCAAGGCCGAGAAGATCGTCCCCGTCCGGGTCTACCCTGGACCGGTCTGGCTCCGTGGGCACCTGGAGAATCTTACCGCCAAGCAACGAGCCGACTGGTGGGCCTTCGAGCGGGCCCACCAGCAGGCCGCCAATACCCTGACGGTTCGAGCCCTGTATTGGGTCGACGGGCGCCGGACCCTCCTCGAGGTCGCCGACCTGACAGAACAAGAGACCGGCCTCCGGGATACCGAATATCTGCTGACCTACTTCACCTTGCTCAGCCGGATGAGGCTGCTCCGGCTCGCCGGGGCCGGCCAGGCATCCGGACGGCCCAGTCGCCGGAACGAATCAAGCTGA
- a CDS encoding fused MFS/spermidine synthase, producing MSLEALVFSGGAALMALELVGSRVLAPSFGNSIFVWGSLIGVFMTALSGGYYLGGRLADRWPSKRLLAVIIFAAGAWVAVLPSFSGPFTAWVAGLGMGPKAGPLTAAGALFTGPSLLLGTLSPFALKLRTKDLKAVGNTAGALYAVSTVGSIAGTLTTAFWLVPAFSVRMILAALGVFLGLLGGIDLILASRRRALTGASLALLLAGVTAIGPLRGPLAASVLGEKVIFDRETLYHHVRVVDVGDSRFLRFDNSWQSGMYRSDPLRPRFLYTDFFNLARLWQPEPRRALFIGLGGGSAVKSFLADHPRLSIDVAEIDPAVIEVARRYFAVPEDGQRLAVKAEDGRLFLRAASGGYDLIVLDAYYADAVPFHLFTQEFFRLARERLSPGGVLAINVVASLEGRQSHLFRSVYRTLTTVFSRVYPFAVPLSAAERPDGLDRQGQRNIIIFTTNDGRAYDAAELKAVAAELDESGAGKTKTLGAYAEGLQDATSVETADVPVLSDDYAPVDALLHLR from the coding sequence ATGAGCCTTGAGGCCCTGGTCTTCAGCGGCGGGGCGGCCTTGATGGCCCTGGAGCTCGTCGGGAGCCGGGTCCTGGCGCCGTCCTTCGGCAACTCCATCTTCGTCTGGGGCAGCCTGATCGGAGTCTTCATGACCGCCCTCTCCGGGGGGTATTACCTGGGCGGGAGACTGGCCGACCGGTGGCCCTCCAAGCGGCTCTTGGCGGTGATCATCTTCGCTGCCGGGGCCTGGGTGGCGGTCCTGCCGTCTTTCTCCGGGCCCTTCACGGCCTGGGTGGCCGGCCTCGGCATGGGTCCGAAGGCCGGTCCGTTGACCGCCGCCGGCGCCTTGTTCACGGGTCCCAGCCTGCTCCTGGGGACGCTCTCGCCGTTCGCCCTCAAGTTGCGGACCAAAGACCTCAAGGCGGTGGGGAACACGGCCGGCGCCCTCTACGCCGTGTCCACCGTCGGAAGCATCGCCGGGACGCTGACCACGGCTTTCTGGCTGGTCCCGGCCTTCAGCGTGCGGATGATCCTGGCAGCCCTCGGGGTCTTCCTCGGCCTCCTGGGTGGGATCGACCTCATCCTTGCCAGCCGCCGACGGGCCCTGACCGGGGCCTCGCTGGCCCTGCTGCTGGCCGGGGTGACCGCCATTGGCCCTTTGCGCGGCCCTTTGGCGGCTTCTGTCCTGGGCGAGAAGGTCATCTTCGACCGCGAAACCCTGTATCACCACGTCCGAGTGGTCGACGTCGGGGATTCGCGCTTCTTGCGCTTCGACAACTCCTGGCAAAGCGGCATGTACCGGTCGGACCCGCTCCGGCCGAGGTTCCTCTATACTGATTTCTTCAACCTGGCCCGCCTTTGGCAGCCGGAGCCGCGGCGGGCCCTGTTCATCGGTCTGGGTGGAGGGTCGGCAGTCAAGTCGTTCCTGGCCGACCACCCCCGGCTGAGCATCGACGTGGCCGAGATCGACCCGGCCGTCATCGAGGTCGCCCGGCGCTACTTCGCCGTTCCAGAGGACGGCCAGCGCCTTGCGGTCAAGGCCGAGGACGGAAGGCTCTTCCTCAGGGCGGCGTCGGGCGGCTACGACCTGATCGTCCTCGACGCCTATTACGCCGACGCGGTCCCCTTCCACCTGTTCACCCAGGAATTCTTCCGGCTGGCCAGGGAGCGGCTCAGCCCGGGCGGCGTCCTGGCAATCAACGTCGTGGCCTCTCTGGAAGGCCGGCAAAGCCACCTTTTCCGGTCGGTCTACCGGACCCTGACCACCGTCTTCAGCCGGGTCTATCCCTTCGCCGTGCCGCTCTCCGCGGCCGAACGGCCCGACGGCCTCGACCGCCAGGGGCAGCGGAACATCATCATCTTCACCACCAATGATGGTCGCGCCTACGACGCCGCCGAACTGAAGGCGGTCGCGGCGGAGTTGGACGAGTCGGGGGCGGGGAAAACGAAGACCCTCGGCGCGTATGCCGAGGGTCTCCAGGACGCGACCTCCGTCGAGACGGCGGACGTGCCCGTTCTCAGTGACGATTACGCGCCGGTGGACGCCCTCTTGCACCTGAGGTGA